TTTGTCATCGGGCTAAAGCTACCTGCGGATGAGGGCATCACGGGCGGCATCGACCTTGCCGAGGCCAAGCGCATCACCGAGGCGTTGGCCGACCCGCATGTCATCGACTTCATCGCCTATGCCTGGGGCACCCAATCGAACACGCTGCATTGGCATGTCCCCGACGGCCATTGGCCGCGCATGCCTCACGTCGCACGTATTGCCGAGCTGCGTGCTGCCGCGGCCGGCATCCCCGTGATGGCACTTGGGCGGATCGTCGACCCGAACGAAGCGGAAGCTGTGCTAACCGCCGGACAGGCCGACCTGGTTGGCATCGGCCGCGCCATGATCACTGATCCGGCCTGGGCCCGGAAGGCCTTAAGGGGGCGCGGTTACGCGATCCGCCCCTGCGTCTCCTGCAATACCTGCTGGGGCTCAGTCGCGACGCCGTCGGCAATCACCTGCGACAACAATCCGGCGCTGGCGACGCCGGGGGAGATCGACGGCGTGCCGGCGCGTGAGCAAGGCTTGCGGCGTATTGTGGTTGTGGGCGCTGGCGTGGCCGGGTTGGAAGCGGCCTGGGTCGCCGCTGCGCGCGGACATGACGTCACGCTGTTCAGTGCTTCCGGCAAACTCGGTGGACGGGCGCGCCTTGCCGCGACCTTGCCCGGGGCCGAGGCTCTCGCCGGTGTCTATGATTACCAAGGCGCCGAAGCTCAAACCCGAGGCGTGCGGATCGAGCTCGGCATAAAGGCGACGATGACGGACATTCTCGGCCTCGCGCCTGATGACGTGGTCTTGGCCAGCGGCGCGCGCATGGCCTGGCCCGAGTACCTACTGGGCGATCGGGAAGCTATGTCAGCCATCCCGGATTTGCCGTCAGCAATAGCCGCCCTGTTGGCACACCCCGGCCGCCACGCCGGCACCGCAGTCGTGATCGACGAGGATCACAGCAGCTTCACCTACAATGCGGTAGATTGGTTAGCCGAGCATTTTGACCATGTGGTGCTATTGACCAGCCGCGATACCGTGGCACGCCACGAGCATCGCGTGGCGCGCCAAGGCATCATCGAGCGGTTGCTCGCAAGGGGCGTCGAAAGGCGTCTCTTCCAGCTTCCTGATCTCCGCTCTGAGGAGCTTGAGGAGGGTATCGTTGGCCACCGCCAGACCATAGGCCCCGGCACCCGCCGCTTGATCGAGAAGGTCAGCTTTCTGGCCTACGCCGCGCATCGTGAGCCACGCCTTGAGCTGCTGGCACCGCTGCGCACAGCCGGCCACCGGCACCGCCTAATCGGCGATGCCCGGGCGCCACGCACCCTGCTTCACGCCACTCGCGAGGGACACGCGGCTGGGCTCGATCTTTAACGCATTGCCAGATGAGATGGCCAGGCCCTACTCACTCACCACGCCGCCCTCTGTTGCCTTGATCTCGAAGGCGGCGGCCATGAGGGCGCGGGTGTAGTC
This is a stretch of genomic DNA from Alphaproteobacteria bacterium. It encodes these proteins:
- a CDS encoding NAD(P)-binding protein, whose protein sequence is MSAFPHLAQPLEGPRLRLKNRIAHPAILTLLVQNQEVSEAFLRYHANRAKGGAAMIVVEPVNALSWQSQHQAQLNVYDNAALPGLARLANEVRSHNCRILAQIQDHGRGNYSRTRPDITYGPSALPDDESGGVPYPLSGDQVAEMIAAFAASARRLESAGFDGVELSCAHGHLFHQFLSPHSNHRDDRYGGDFASRLRLVQELIAAIRSACGSAFVIGLKLPADEGITGGIDLAEAKRITEALADPHVIDFIAYAWGTQSNTLHWHVPDGHWPRMPHVARIAELRAAAAGIPVMALGRIVDPNEAEAVLTAGQADLVGIGRAMITDPAWARKALRGRGYAIRPCVSCNTCWGSVATPSAITCDNNPALATPGEIDGVPAREQGLRRIVVVGAGVAGLEAAWVAAARGHDVTLFSASGKLGGRARLAATLPGAEALAGVYDYQGAEAQTRGVRIELGIKATMTDILGLAPDDVVLASGARMAWPEYLLGDREAMSAIPDLPSAIAALLAHPGRHAGTAVVIDEDHSSFTYNAVDWLAEHFDHVVLLTSRDTVARHEHRVARQGIIERLLARGVERRLFQLPDLRSEELEEGIVGHRQTIGPGTRRLIEKVSFLAYAAHREPRLELLAPLRTAGHRHRLIGDARAPRTLLHATREGHAAGLDL